From the Telopea speciosissima isolate NSW1024214 ecotype Mountain lineage chromosome 9, Tspe_v1, whole genome shotgun sequence genome, the window TGGATGGCATAACCTGTTGAGCACCAACTGAAGTACAGTTCAAAGATTTCTGCTGGTTTTGTGTCTTCTCAGCCAACATTCTCATCAACAAAACTGGGTCACTAAAACTCTCCTGATTTCCATGGGGAAAGTATGTTTCTGCCCTGCTGTGTTGACTAGAAACGGAGTCAGAGAATGAACCATTCACTTTATTGCCATCCAAACTGCCACTCACAGCTTTACCAGTAGGCAAACCTCCATCAGCAACCCCATTGGCTTCTTTCTGCTTGGGGGGTACAGATTGCACAATATTTCTGTGCCTAGAAACCATATCCAGCAACCTCGAAGTAGTCATTTCAGAACCATAATCAAATTGCTTTCGTGCAGCAATCTCACAGGGGTTCCCACTGGCAGAAGAGCTATTCGATTCAGCTTTCTTAAAGACATTACCATCAGACTTTGCGGTGGTTACTGGTTTCTGCTGCTGACATGTAGCACCAATTATTGATCTGGTCCCAGAAACACTGAACAATTTCCCATCTAAATTAGGCCTACTAACAGAACTCACCTTTGCAGGTTCTGTGGTCTTACTAGAAGTTGTCATCTCTGCTGAATTCAAAGTTTTGAAACCCAGGTTAGCATCATCTTGAACAGCTTTCAAACCCTCTGCCTTCTCCTCTTTCCTTGAATCAGCAGTACAGTTCAAATTTGCAGCACAATCCGGTTCTTTTCGCATATTTCTGTCAAGCATTAATACTGGGGTCGGAAGTGGTTCATATTCCCCAACCCAGCCACGGCCAAATTTCATCCCAGCAGGCAGGGACTGCTCAATTTTTCTGGAGGCAACTTTCCAAGCAACAGGTCCAAGTGTTGCAGCAAAACGAGCCAGGCTCCTTGCATAAGAATGATCTGCATGAAGCCCGACCtgattcaaaaaattgaaaccaGATGAGTAAAGACGCCAAGGGTAAAAGGGGAGAAATCAATTTTTTGTTACATACTGCAACCATCTGCTTGCTTTCGCCTTCAAAAGTCGTAAAGGTCGAATCCATTCTGACCACAGGTTGATTGGATAAATTATAAGTTGCACGACGGTTTTCATCAACCACAAATGGCTTCCTTCCATATTTAGATGGGAGCCCCTTCCCTAATGCAGGAGAACAATCAAAGCAATTAGCAGCAAAACATGTGAACAATGATGAAGATAATACTTCTCAATACATGCCTTACTTTAAATCTGTCTCTAGGTCAAAAGGTGAACAATGGTGAAGATAAGAGTGCTCAAAACATTCCTTATTTTCAGTTGGTCGAAAGGACAAAAAATTTATGACAATGCACACCATATTGCAGGATTTCCTTAGGGATTCAATCCATCCCAAAGACAAATAAGGGTTACATTTATATTGGCTAAATCAGCCAGCTTCTATATGAGTCCATTTGTTGTAACATACTCTTCCAAGAGATGATCAATACTCTGGAAAGTTTATTGGACTtcatacttttatttttttaacctcTTCTAAAGAAAGCCAAAATTAACATTACAAGAGACAATCCGTAACAGTAACGTTCATTGAAAATCTAATGCAGGTCTAACTACCTTGTTTATCAAAACTATCAGCATCCTGATTCAACAATCTCCTCAAAACTTTTGTTAATGTCCATCTTACAAAATATGGGGTTTTTTTCACCCAcccgccggggggggggggggagttcaAAAAAATGAAGACGGCCATAACCTTACATGAAAGTTGCTCCTCCGTCTTTTCTGGCTTATTATCAATCAGAGAAGAATTCCCATCTACAGGTCCATCAGTATTGTTAGACCTCTCACAACCACCAGCCTGTATCACATTTGACCAGGTACCGGTATCTCCTGTTGTAGCAAGAGTGGCACCTGAAGAGAAATCAGAGCCAACAGGCTCCTGTGCAGTCCTGCAAGAGGACTTCTTTATTGGTTTCTTCATGGCAgaattggattttgttttctggTCCAACTTGAGCTCTTTCTCAGCACGCTCAATTCCAATCCTTAATCTCTGGAATTTCTTTTTTGCCAGCTCTTGTATGGAACGTGCCTTTTCAAAACAATTAAGTGAGAGATTAACAATTAAACAACTGTATAAGTTaaacaaacagagagagaacaGAAATCAATCAAAAGTCTTACCTGTTTAAAGTATATTGTTTCTGGAGCATTATATTGCATTGCATTTGTGCAAATCAGGAAAATATCACTCTGCATTCAAGACAGCAAACTTTAGAAACCAGTCctttaaaatatcaaaagaaTAAGGGCattgtctccccccccccccccttccccaacTCTGATTCTAAAGGAAGCATTTAAATTCATTTGGATTAGTAGAATAAAGTAGAGCAGTTATGCCATCATAGTATGAGTCAGCTAGAAGACAGAAAAATAATGCTACCAAAAGTACACACTACTTGGTTTTTGACATCATATCTAGTCATGCCATAACACTGCATGTAATATGTCTGTATTTCACTCCCTCCAACTCAGGAAACTATCATTGCAATAATTAATAACTTACGAGCCTCTCGGTACCACATTATACCAAATTATCAACCTAGGATTTCCACATTCCTTGGCATACAAGTCATCTCTCTTCGGTAACCCCCAGTTTGTGAGAACATAAATTTGCTCTTGAAGGTCCATTCATTTCCATAACTTCTTTCTCCATCTATAAGTTCTAGAGAATGTTTCTCGTCATCAATGTCACCTATGTATGAGGCAGAAACACAGGTAACACATGCAAGAGTCCACAGGGGTCTAGCTATTTCCAATCTAGAAATCAAGCATGGAGAAAGATTTACAGAATATTTCAAATATGTGTAAATATTGAAGGAGAAAATGTCCTTTACATGGCCCAGCTAAGAGAATCTTTTTGAAAGGCCTTAATATCGACCAAGTCACGGTTTAGTTGGCAGTCAGATTTTGTAGACATGTTAACGTCAACTCTATCTATCTCTTACCTTCAATCCAAGCCCACTTTTCCATGTGAAGACATAAAGCTTGCAGAATGGTTGAAAACCTAGCTTTGCAAAGAGGGTTCCAACTGTTGAAATATAAGGTTTAAAGCTCAAACATGGCGCACAATACTGTTGAGTGTTGACTCGGGAACCcaaaaatttgacacatggctaaAGATCAAACAATTGGCTAACAAAGCCCGCACTCCACATGCCTCAAAGAGGGTGGGCTGCATAGACAAGCTTATATTGGCATCTCTTAAAGAAACATTAGCTCATATAACAATTGTAGtaagaaaaataaagtttgccataaaaaaatccaaaaataaatttaatataCATATAGAAACAAGACAACATTGAAAAGGTATCAATACaggaaagatttttttttccgaataaaaattgaaacagaTAAAAATACTGGTGGttataaaaaggaaaatgaatatAAGAAAACACcagaattttaaaaaacaaaagaagggtaTACATATGATATGTATTTTATTTGGACAAAAACATTACTAGGGATTGAGAAATATTAACTAGGGATGGAGGACCAGCACTATTGGTCTCAGTGGAAGTCATTACCATTAATCTTACTGCCCAATTCCTTAAATCTTGTTTTCGGAGAGAGAGAATCCACATGTTCACTAAAATATATCAAACAAATTTCCGCCAAATCCATCTCATGACTTGACCTTATGTATATCTAGTGCCATGATGACTAGCACATGTATTAACCAAAAGCAGACATTTTATGTTTTCTCTAGGATTTTACAATAGCCAAATTGTTCATCAAGGGGAGAGGCATCATATATTTGAAGCATTGCCAGGTTTTCATTCAATACCAACCTCAACTACATAAAGATCATCCACCAAACAGTTAAATATCAGTTCCCCATACTTTGTGAAAGACACAAGAGCAAACCACCAGATTGAGGCATAAGGAAGGTATCATGCCATGCCACAGTTACACAATGAATAAGAAATTAGGAGTCATGAAATTACACTTTCAGTGGTTCTGAGTAACCCCATAGCTGAAAGAAAACAGCTGCTAATAACGGAGATAGAGATTCAAAGGTTACAATTTTGAGCTGAAAGCTAGTTTGGAAATATAAACGATTTTGAGTAAATTTACTGACCATCTAACATTTATTAGTTTCAGCTTGGTTTTTAATGTTCAGATATGCTAGAGTAATTTAGCATTTCATAAATATGGTTCTAAATTGTTGATCCAGAGCAATCTTGACCAGCAGATCCTTAGCTTAAGTAAAATTGGATCTATCCTAGCTAAATTGAAACCGTAAAGGTCCGTAATGGCCTTGAGAGATACTGGACAAGATCAGGCACTCCAGGCAAGAATCGACCGATCCTTATATCCTTGACAATACCTGCCCTCATCAGTCCTGACTTCTAAATGATATTAACTAAAGGCTTCAAGTCATTCTCAGCCGTCCTAAGGTCGAGCAGAAGGCATTAAACCAACTCAAGCCTGAGAAAGATGAGGAACACCAGTTACCTACTTATCTAGCGCTAGGCATCAGTGAGTAGGCCACCAATGCCAAAGAAAAACTAGTAGGTTCCACATAACCAACAACATTAAACAGTCATGAGGTAAACCTAACATAAACATAGCTTGAGAATTGAGATGGTTCCCACAGTGCTGTACCCAGTCACATACCATTTCCCTCTGTAGCATGACTGTTAAGTTTTTACCCTCTTTTAACCAGTCAGGTATTATTTCCTTCGATAcctggaggagagaaagaattATGATTGGTTGTAGACTTTACTGTGGAGTATATTAGACCCTATAAAAAGTCGCACCAAGTGACATAAGGAAACTATTTATGGTAGGTAAAAGACAGTTATCTCTGTGTCAGAAACTTGTATCCATGTAAGACACACTTATTACTTAACAAAAcaaatttataataaataagGTTCTTTTATTCAATCTAGACGAAAACTTTTAAAGCACAATTAAGATCGTGAGCGTTGAAAAAGTCGGGAATTGGTAAGATTTATGTTATATGTATTAATGAATAGCCATCCAGCTGTCTGAATAGATTCCTACCTAACTAAATAAATCACCCATCTAAACAGTAATCAGATTCCGCAACTTTACATGGAAAGACTATTCCTTTTGGTCATACTGTCATAGgaatttaaactaaaaaatgtGAGGTTAAAATTCCTGTGATCCCAGGTAAGTTGACAATAACTAACATTATTTATGAAGATTCTCGGTTGTTTGGACTCTCACAATCCAAAGTGAAACTTAACGAGGAAACAAACCAAAACACAAGCACAAAAGTGGACAAATAAGTAGACGAATATGCAAATTAACGCCATCATCTGAACATGAGAATATAACACAAAATGCTC encodes:
- the LOC122640058 gene encoding uncharacterized protein LOC122640058 isoform X2, whose amino-acid sequence is MRQTREGERRTFGVGREEMGKTKITRKKKGRPSKADLGRLSGLRQSLPDKTPESELRRSLRRRNPTYHDDFYEDDEEEDDEDERREKKLKLVLKLPHKADFGGGDGGSGGVDSSPSQTRTEGNVAHASTAAVSASSSEYGDGNKPFKKRKIDGNDGVYDDGECDDGDLDEEDDARSIGSDHRKKERRRNSDTKGMDSAPGTPSGSTASLPLPDKKSVELILDKLQKKDTYGVYAEPVDPEELPDYHDVIDHPMDFGTVRKKLANGDYSTLEQFESDIFLICTNAMQYNAPETIYFKQARSIQELAKKKFQRLRIGIERAEKELKLDQKTKSNSAMKKPIKKSSCRTAQEPVGSDFSSGATLATTGDTGTWSNVIQAGGCERSNNTDGPVDGNSSLIDNKPEKTEEQLSWKGLPSKYGRKPFVVDENRRATYNLSNQPVVRMDSTFTTFEGESKQMVAVGLHADHSYARSLARFAATLGPVAWKVASRKIEQSLPAGMKFGRGWVGEYEPLPTPVLMLDRNMRKEPDCAANLNCTADSRKEEKAEGLKAVQDDANLGFKTLNSAEMTTSSKTTEPAKVSSVSRPNLDGKLFSVSGTRSIIGATCQQQKPVTTAKSDGNVFKKAESNSSSASGNPCEIAARKQFDYGSEMTTSRLLDMVSRHRNIVQSVPPKQKEANGVADGGLPTGKAVSGSLDGNKVNGSFSDSVSSQHSRAETYFPHGNQESFSDPVLLMRMLAEKTQNQQKSLNCTSVGAQQVMPSIPSLRRDDSNTAAITAARTWMSIGTAEFKSTDNIDPSKMQIAAASLYNPAREHPPISRFCEESPRSGGLQLQQEKKMFPPQAFLPHPVRSGEESRSQNNRPVIFPQLATTDLSRFQVQSPWHGLVPHTRPKQIQDMLPPDLNIGFQSSGSPVRQSSGILVDSQQPDLALQL
- the LOC122640058 gene encoding uncharacterized protein LOC122640058 isoform X1 translates to MRQTREGERRTFGVGREEMGKTKITRKKKGRPSKADLGRLSGLRQSLPDKTPESELRRSLRRRNPTYHDDFYEDDEEEDDEDERREKKLKLVLKLPHKADFGGGDGGSGGVDSSPSQTRTEGNVAHASTAAVSASSSEYGDGNKPFKKRKIDGNDGVYDDGECDDGDLDEEDDARSIGSDHRKKERRRNSDTKGMDSAPGTPSGSTASLPLPDKKSVELILDKLQKKDTYGVYAEPVDPEELPDYHDVIDHPMDFGTVRKKLANGDYSTLEQFESDIFLICTNAMQYNAPETIYFKQARSIQELAKKKFQRLRIGIERAEKELKLDQKTKSNSAMKKPIKKSSCRTAQEPVGSDFSSGATLATTGDTGTWSNVIQAGGCERSNNTDGPVDGNSSLIDNKPEKTEEQLSLGKGLPSKYGRKPFVVDENRRATYNLSNQPVVRMDSTFTTFEGESKQMVAVGLHADHSYARSLARFAATLGPVAWKVASRKIEQSLPAGMKFGRGWVGEYEPLPTPVLMLDRNMRKEPDCAANLNCTADSRKEEKAEGLKAVQDDANLGFKTLNSAEMTTSSKTTEPAKVSSVSRPNLDGKLFSVSGTRSIIGATCQQQKPVTTAKSDGNVFKKAESNSSSASGNPCEIAARKQFDYGSEMTTSRLLDMVSRHRNIVQSVPPKQKEANGVADGGLPTGKAVSGSLDGNKVNGSFSDSVSSQHSRAETYFPHGNQESFSDPVLLMRMLAEKTQNQQKSLNCTSVGAQQVMPSIPSLRRDDSNTAAITAARTWMSIGTAEFKSTDNIDPSKMQIAAASLYNPAREHPPISRFCEESPRSGGLQLQQEKKMFPPQAFLPHPVRSGEESRSQNNRPVIFPQLATTDLSRFQVQSPWHGLVPHTRPKQIQDMLPPDLNIGFQSSGSPVRQSSGILVDSQQPDLALQL